A part of Rattus rattus isolate New Zealand chromosome 6, Rrattus_CSIRO_v1, whole genome shotgun sequence genomic DNA contains:
- the Krcc1 gene encoding lysine-rich coiled-coil protein 1: MKHSNKPYDSFQDELEDYIKVQKARGLEPKTCFRRMRGEYLESCGYREEFDSRPRYRMFDQRIPSGTNHSYPRSCSSSQTEDRVPQWLPAHDKIRLNSLNYCQFTRDGFSEKPVPLNLSQQEYNCGSYSVESVVHKDLCSGHSTIDPQVSHRQMYQKRKRHLEEGRERQEERPKHERKRSSEEMDLNKHKSIQRKKTKAETETVQDGTEKLKNRKEKKNRDVSSKKEDRKRRKEKKEQGEERTEEEMLWDQSILGF, translated from the coding sequence ATGAAGCATTCAAACAAGCCATATGACTCTTTTCAAGATGAACTTGAAGATTATATTAAAGTACAGAAAGCCAGAGGCTTAGAGCCAAAGACTTGTTTCAGAAGGATGAGAGGGGAATATTTGGAAAGCTGTGGGTACAGAGAAGAGTTTGATTCCAGGCCCAGGTATAGAATGTTTGATCAAAGAATCCCATCTGGAACAAACCATTCATACCCAAGATCATGCAGTAGTTCACAGACAGAAGACCGAGTACCCCAGTGGTTACCAGCTCATGACAAGATAAGACTAAACTCTCTGAACTACTGTCAATTTACCAGGGATGGCTTCTCAGAAAAACCAGTCCCCTTGAACCTTAGTCAGCAAGAATACAATTGTGGCTCATATAGTGTAGAATCTGTAGTTCACAAGGATCTCTGCTCAGGACACAGTACCATCGACCCTCAAGTCAGTCATAGACAAATGTACCAGAAGAGGAAAAGGCATCTagaggagggcagagaaaggcaggaagaacGGCCCAAACATGAGAGGAAAAGGAGTTCTGAGGAAATGGATTTAAACAAACATAAGAgcatccaaagaaagaaaacaaaggcagaaacagaaactgTACAGGATGGTACAGAAAAGCTTAAGAAtcgaaaagagaaaaaaaaccgaGATGTATCATCTAAGAAAGAGGACCGTAAGcgtaggaaggaaaaaaaggaacaaggtgaagaaaggacagaggaggagatgCTTTGGGACCAGTCTATCCTTGGATTTTGA